One Bartonella sp. TP genomic window carries:
- a CDS encoding ribonuclease H-like domain-containing protein: MSKIRLHKGDLPNLELYDVNAVAIDTETMGLSFQRDRLCLIQLSPGDGSVDIVQIAKDAHDAPNLLQLLRNNNIVKIFHYARFDLGAIANHFEIMPQNSFCTKIASKLCRTYSSRHGLKELCSELLNVQISKQQQSSDWGSQHLSQAQLDYAASDVLYLHQLRDILTAKLQREDRFRLAKACFEFLPMRVLLDLEGWAEQDIFAHA, encoded by the coding sequence ATGAGTAAAATAAGATTGCATAAGGGTGATTTGCCAAACCTAGAGCTGTATGATGTAAATGCTGTTGCTATAGATACTGAAACGATGGGGCTAAGCTTTCAGCGCGACCGCCTTTGCCTAATCCAGCTTTCTCCTGGTGACGGTAGCGTGGATATAGTGCAAATCGCTAAAGATGCACATGATGCGCCGAATTTATTACAATTATTGCGCAATAATAATATTGTAAAAATATTCCACTACGCGCGTTTTGATTTGGGCGCTATAGCGAATCATTTCGAGATAATGCCGCAAAATAGTTTTTGTACAAAAATTGCTTCAAAACTATGTCGTACTTATAGTTCGCGGCATGGCTTAAAAGAGCTTTGTAGTGAATTGTTGAATGTCCAAATTTCTAAACAACAACAAAGCTCTGATTGGGGTAGTCAACATTTAAGTCAAGCACAATTAGATTATGCTGCCAGCGATGTGCTATATTTACATCAATTGCGCGATATCCTAACTGCAAAGCTGCAACGCGAAGATCGCTTTCGCTTAGCCAAAGCCTGCTTTGAGTTCTTGCCCATGCGAGTATTGTTAGATTTAGAAGGTTGGGCCGAGCAAGATATTTTTGCTCATGCTTAA
- a CDS encoding M20/M25/M40 family metallo-hydrolase, whose amino-acid sequence MGNTDISKVLEYIDDNFEHSLERLKQLLAYKSISTDLAYKQNCKDTAQWLVNELTGLGFKAQLRETPGHPMVVAHSNDGAENTPHVLFYGHYDVQPVDPIELWHGDPFVARREIQNGEEVIVARGSSDDKGQLMTFIEACRAYKAVHNSLPIKVSILFEGEEESGSPSLIPFLKENKNELKADFALVCDTSMWDRQTPSVTVGLRGMLAQEIVVKAAERDLHSGIYGGVAANPLTILAKILGEIKDVNGHINIPDFYEGVEDTPPEILAMWQSLGCEEEDFLGPIGLSKKFGEQDRTLLECIWARPTAEINGIEGGYTGAGFKTVIPSQARAKISFRLVHRQDPEKIRQSFKAFVKQRIPSDCTVEFIDYGASPAIQLPYDLPFLQKASAALTEEWGKDTVLIASGGSIPVVGDFQKILDMQSLLVGFALDDDNIHSPNEKYDVKAFHKGQRSWARILAALA is encoded by the coding sequence ATGGGCAACACAGATATAAGCAAGGTGCTGGAATATATCGATGATAATTTTGAACATAGTTTAGAGCGTTTAAAACAGCTGCTTGCTTATAAATCTATATCTACGGACCTTGCCTATAAGCAGAACTGTAAAGATACTGCGCAATGGCTAGTGAATGAGTTGACGGGCTTAGGTTTTAAGGCGCAGTTGCGCGAAACTCCCGGTCATCCAATGGTCGTTGCACATTCTAATGACGGTGCAGAAAATACCCCGCATGTCTTGTTTTATGGTCATTATGATGTACAACCTGTAGATCCGATAGAGTTATGGCACGGCGATCCTTTTGTGGCGCGCCGCGAAATACAAAATGGCGAAGAAGTCATAGTAGCGCGCGGCTCTTCTGATGATAAGGGGCAGCTTATGACTTTTATCGAGGCCTGTCGCGCTTACAAAGCTGTTCATAATAGTTTGCCAATAAAAGTTAGCATATTATTTGAAGGCGAAGAAGAATCTGGCTCACCATCTTTGATTCCATTTTTAAAAGAAAATAAAAATGAGTTAAAGGCAGATTTCGCTTTGGTTTGCGATACTTCTATGTGGGATAGGCAAACGCCTTCTGTTACTGTGGGCTTACGTGGCATGTTGGCGCAAGAAATTGTAGTAAAAGCTGCTGAGCGCGATTTGCATTCAGGTATTTATGGGGGGGTAGCCGCTAATCCGCTTACAATTTTAGCAAAAATATTAGGTGAGATTAAGGATGTGAATGGCCATATAAATATTCCAGATTTTTATGAAGGGGTAGAAGATACGCCGCCAGAAATTTTGGCTATGTGGCAGTCATTGGGATGTGAAGAAGAAGATTTTCTTGGCCCAATTGGTTTAAGCAAAAAGTTTGGCGAGCAAGATCGCACTTTGCTAGAATGTATTTGGGCTCGACCTACCGCAGAAATAAATGGTATTGAAGGTGGCTATACGGGGGCTGGTTTTAAAACCGTAATCCCTAGTCAAGCCAGGGCAAAAATTTCTTTTCGTCTTGTTCATAGGCAAGATCCAGAAAAAATTAGGCAATCCTTCAAGGCGTTTGTAAAACAGCGTATTCCAAGTGATTGTACAGTAGAGTTTATTGATTATGGTGCATCGCCAGCGATACAGTTGCCGTATGATTTGCCATTTTTGCAAAAAGCTTCGGCTGCATTAACAGAAGAATGGGGTAAAGATACAGTGCTTATAGCATCTGGCGGCTCGATTCCTGTGGTAGGTGATTTTCAGAAAATTCTAGATATGCAGTCTCTGCTTGTAGGTTTTGCTCTGGATGATGATAATATACATTCGCCGAATGAAAAATATGATGTTAAAGCTTTTCACAAAGGTCAACGTTCTTGGGCTCGTATCCTTGCAGCGTTGGCCTGA
- the mutM gene encoding bifunctional DNA-formamidopyrimidine glycosylase/DNA-(apurinic or apyrimidinic site) lyase: MPELPEVETIRSGLAAQLRGAAIVDLQLYRANLRYDFPVNFRQNILNARILEIERRAKYLLFRLSNKYSIISHLGMSGSWVIQSVNQERKKHDHIVMNLQIGDNSELLSLTYNDPRRFGFVFCEKDENIEQHSSLRNLGIEPLTLNLNAQNLYEKLLKKKTNFKTALLDQTIIAGLGNIYVCEALWRSGISPFDNVHVFCVQQEQVLEKLAALCKNIKEVLQQALEAGGSSLRDYKNASGKAGAFQNNFAVYNRASLPCPKCGLPIQRAVQNGRSSFYCENCQPRMKKEI, translated from the coding sequence ATGCCAGAGCTGCCTGAAGTTGAAACTATACGATCTGGATTAGCCGCGCAATTACGTGGAGCTGCAATTGTTGATTTGCAGCTTTATAGAGCAAATTTGCGGTATGATTTTCCAGTAAATTTCAGGCAGAATATTCTTAATGCACGAATTTTGGAGATAGAGCGTCGAGCAAAATATTTATTATTCAGGCTATCAAATAAGTACTCCATAATAAGTCATCTTGGTATGAGTGGTAGCTGGGTTATACAATCTGTTAACCAAGAGCGAAAAAAGCACGATCATATTGTTATGAATTTGCAGATTGGCGATAATTCAGAGCTTTTAAGCTTAACCTATAACGATCCACGTCGTTTCGGTTTTGTTTTTTGTGAAAAAGATGAAAATATAGAGCAGCATAGCAGCCTAAGAAATTTAGGCATAGAGCCACTTACGCTTAACTTAAATGCTCAGAATCTATATGAAAAATTGCTAAAGAAAAAAACCAATTTCAAAACAGCCCTGCTTGACCAAACCATCATCGCTGGCCTGGGAAATATCTATGTTTGCGAGGCTTTGTGGCGTAGTGGTATTTCACCTTTTGATAATGTACATGTTTTTTGTGTGCAGCAAGAGCAGGTACTAGAAAAACTAGCAGCTCTATGTAAAAATATAAAAGAGGTTTTGCAGCAAGCTTTAGAGGCAGGGGGCTCTAGCCTAAGAGATTATAAAAACGCTTCGGGCAAAGCGGGGGCTTTTCAAAATAATTTTGCCGTATATAATAGGGCGTCGCTACCATGCCCAAAATGCGGCTTGCCCATACAACGGGCAGTGCAAAATGGAAGGTCCAGTTTTTATTGCGAAAACTGCCAACCTAGAATGAAAAAGGAGATATAA
- a CDS encoding aminopeptidase, translating into MTDNIIDPVKLDRLAELAVKVGLNLQKGQDLVITAPVEALPLVRLIAKHAYKNGSGIVTPFFSDEELALLRFTNSDDASFDKAADWLYEGMAKAYGKGAARLAIAGDNPALFANIDSDKVSRVNKASSQAARPAMEKITNFDINWNIVSYPTRSWAKTVFPNLPESEAVTALANAIFKASRVDRSDAIEAWKEHNKSLSKKSAWLNEQNFASLHFYGGNTDVTIGLADGHEWQGGASEAKNGVMCNPNIPTEEVFTTPHAHKVDGIVHATKPLSYQGTLIEDIVMRFAEGRVVEVHASTGQQVLEKVLATDEGAARLGEVALVPFSSPISASGLLFYNTLYDENAACHIALGQCYAKCFKGEDLTEQQIAQQGGNKSFIHIDWMIGSQHMDIDGIKQDGAVVPIFRKGEWA; encoded by the coding sequence ATGACAGATAATATTATAGACCCTGTTAAGTTAGATCGGTTGGCCGAGCTTGCGGTAAAAGTTGGGCTGAATTTGCAAAAAGGCCAGGATTTAGTCATAACGGCTCCTGTTGAGGCATTGCCATTGGTAAGGCTTATTGCAAAACATGCTTATAAAAATGGTAGCGGTATTGTAACGCCATTTTTTTCGGATGAAGAGCTTGCATTGTTGCGCTTTACGAATAGTGATGACGCTAGTTTTGATAAAGCGGCAGATTGGTTATATGAGGGCATGGCCAAGGCGTATGGAAAAGGAGCCGCGCGTTTGGCAATTGCTGGGGACAATCCAGCTTTATTTGCCAATATTGATTCAGATAAAGTGTCGCGGGTAAACAAAGCTTCTTCGCAGGCTGCGCGCCCTGCTATGGAAAAAATCACTAATTTTGATATTAATTGGAATATTGTTTCTTATCCAACTCGTAGCTGGGCAAAAACTGTATTTCCAAATTTACCAGAATCAGAAGCTGTAACGGCTTTAGCAAATGCTATTTTTAAAGCTTCGCGCGTGGATAGATCAGATGCTATAGAGGCCTGGAAAGAGCATAATAAAAGTCTAAGTAAAAAGTCCGCTTGGTTGAATGAACAAAATTTTGCTAGCTTGCATTTTTATGGCGGCAATACCGATGTAACAATTGGGCTTGCCGACGGCCATGAGTGGCAGGGCGGTGCGTCTGAGGCTAAAAATGGCGTAATGTGCAACCCAAATATCCCAACGGAAGAGGTTTTTACCACTCCCCATGCCCATAAGGTAGATGGTATTGTGCACGCTACTAAACCATTATCCTATCAAGGCACGTTAATAGAGGATATAGTAATGCGCTTTGCTGAAGGTAGGGTGGTAGAGGTGCATGCTTCTACGGGGCAGCAGGTTTTAGAAAAGGTCTTAGCCACGGATGAAGGCGCTGCTCGCTTGGGCGAAGTAGCTCTGGTGCCATTTTCTTCGCCTATCTCGGCCAGTGGCTTGTTGTTTTATAACACTTTGTATGATGAAAACGCTGCTTGCCATATAGCTTTGGGGCAGTGTTATGCCAAATGTTTTAAGGGTGAAGATTTGACCGAGCAGCAAATAGCGCAGCAAGGTGGCAATAAAAGCTTTATTCACATTGATTGGATGATAGGCTCTCAGCATATGGATATCGATGGTATTAAACAGGACGGTGCCGTTGTGCCGATTTTCCGTAAGGGTGAATGGGCATAA
- the phoU gene encoding phosphate signaling complex protein PhoU, translating into MGANHIVSLFDDELRYLENKVLFMGEHAIFMIQRAIQAVITKDSALAKQVIEDDVVLDNIERDIDEKAIAIIAKRQPMAVDLRQIIGTIRIATDLERIGDKGKNIAKRAAVINTTGQSKEFYAALEKFAQTALKQLQKVLDVYKTRAIDEIDAVVACDDEIDAMYNELFRELLAYMAKDPSNITACAHLLFCAKNLERVGDHATNVAEAVYYITTGNYLPLEEQKYDENFAL; encoded by the coding sequence ATGGGTGCAAATCATATAGTTAGTTTATTTGATGATGAGTTGCGTTATTTGGAAAACAAAGTGCTTTTTATGGGCGAGCATGCGATTTTTATGATACAGCGTGCCATACAAGCTGTAATAACAAAAGACAGCGCCTTAGCTAAGCAAGTTATAGAAGATGATGTGGTTCTAGATAATATAGAGCGTGATATAGATGAAAAAGCCATAGCTATTATTGCCAAAAGACAACCGATGGCAGTAGATTTACGTCAGATAATTGGTACTATCAGAATAGCCACCGATTTAGAGCGTATCGGCGATAAGGGCAAGAACATTGCTAAGCGCGCTGCCGTTATAAATACCACAGGACAGTCTAAGGAATTTTATGCTGCATTAGAAAAATTTGCACAAACAGCGCTTAAGCAATTACAAAAAGTTTTGGATGTTTACAAAACGCGTGCGATTGATGAAATAGATGCTGTGGTTGCGTGCGATGACGAAATAGATGCTATGTATAATGAGCTATTCCGTGAGTTGTTGGCCTATATGGCAAAAGATCCGAGCAATATTACCGCTTGTGCGCATTTATTATTTTGCGCAAAAAACTTGGAACGTGTAGGAGATCATGCTACAAATGTAGCAGAGGCTGTGTATTATATTACTACTGGCAACTATTTGCCGCTAGAAGAACAGAAATATGATGAAAATTTCGCCCTGTAG
- the pstB gene encoding phosphate ABC transporter ATP-binding protein PstB: MKIKMRGEDVRVYYGDKEALHGVSLDVPMNNVTALIGPSGCGKSTFLRCLNRMNDTIPGAKVTGKITLDGADIYAENIDVVELRTRVGMVFQKPNPFPKSIFDNIAYGPRLHRLAKNKAELKDIVEKSLLSAGLLNEVKDRLSEPATSLSGGQQQRLCIARAIAVSPEVILMDEPCSALDPIATARIEELIDELRQNYTILIVTHSMQQAARVSQYTAMFHLGNLVEVGKTDHIFTSPKEQRTQDYITGRFG, from the coding sequence ATGAAAATAAAAATGCGCGGAGAAGATGTCCGAGTGTATTATGGAGACAAAGAAGCTTTGCATGGTGTAAGCCTGGATGTGCCTATGAATAATGTAACGGCTTTAATCGGCCCGTCTGGTTGTGGTAAATCTACCTTTTTGCGTTGTTTAAATCGCATGAATGATACGATTCCGGGCGCTAAGGTTACTGGTAAAATTACCTTAGATGGTGCAGATATATATGCAGAAAATATTGATGTTGTTGAGTTACGCACAAGGGTTGGAATGGTTTTTCAAAAGCCCAATCCTTTTCCCAAATCTATATTTGACAATATAGCATACGGTCCGCGCTTACATAGATTGGCCAAAAATAAAGCAGAGCTTAAAGATATTGTAGAAAAAAGCTTATTGAGTGCTGGATTGTTAAATGAGGTAAAAGATCGTCTTTCAGAGCCAGCAACAAGTCTTTCGGGTGGGCAGCAACAGCGGCTTTGTATAGCCAGAGCCATTGCAGTGAGTCCAGAAGTTATTTTGATGGACGAGCCATGCTCTGCTTTAGACCCTATAGCGACAGCACGGATAGAAGAATTGATAGATGAGCTGCGGCAAAATTATACTATTTTGATAGTAACTCATTCTATGCAGCAGGCCGCGCGCGTTTCGCAATATACAGCTATGTTTCATTTGGGTAATTTGGTTGAGGTAGGAAAAACAGATCATATTTTTACCTCGCCAAAAGAGCAGCGTACACAAGATTATATAACAGGGCGGTTTGGCTAG
- the pstA gene encoding phosphate ABC transporter permease PstA, translated as MSLRDIGLRRRYRAEKRFRIYGVLAIGVSLAFLAMLMFSIVAKGYTAFAQTAICLPIYFDKSIIDPQDKAKEDKTVLFLADYPLLVRQALARELNIDLHDRKNLTDLKKFYSASSRKVLRNAVAENPAIIGTTRKIEFLASADIDSANKGQINLAVPESDRKVSDRQLAWLRQLKEKSVIYKIFNKNLFLGTASSRAENAGLATAFIGSLYLMLIVLVLALPLGVGAAIYLAEYAPKNKFTDVLEININNLAAVPSIVFGLLGLSIFINFMGLPRSSSLVGGLVLCLTTLPTIIISTRSALRSIPSSIRSAALALGASKTQMVFHHCLPLAMPGILTGAIIGIAQAMGQTAPLLLIGMVAFVASYPVTPLDPATVLPVQIYIWSGEMQRAFVERTSAAIILLLLFLILMNLIAVILRQKFEKKW; from the coding sequence ATGAGTTTGCGGGATATAGGATTGCGCCGGCGCTATCGAGCAGAAAAGCGCTTTCGTATTTACGGTGTGCTGGCTATAGGGGTGAGTTTAGCTTTTTTAGCAATGTTGATGTTTTCTATAGTTGCAAAAGGTTATACGGCCTTTGCACAAACGGCTATTTGCTTGCCGATTTATTTCGATAAATCCATTATAGATCCGCAAGATAAAGCAAAAGAGGATAAAACGGTGCTTTTTTTAGCAGATTATCCCCTGTTAGTGCGACAAGCTTTGGCTCGAGAGCTTAACATTGATTTGCACGATAGGAAGAATTTAACCGATTTAAAAAAGTTTTACTCCGCAAGTTCGCGCAAAGTTTTACGTAATGCGGTGGCGGAGAATCCGGCTATTATAGGTACAACAAGAAAAATAGAATTTTTAGCTTCGGCTGATATTGATTCGGCCAACAAGGGTCAGATAAATTTGGCTGTGCCAGAATCAGATCGTAAAGTTTCAGATAGACAATTAGCTTGGCTTAGACAGTTGAAGGAAAAATCTGTTATATATAAGATTTTTAACAAAAATTTATTTCTAGGCACGGCATCTAGCCGGGCAGAAAATGCAGGCCTGGCCACGGCTTTTATCGGTTCGCTTTACCTAATGCTGATAGTTTTAGTGCTAGCTTTGCCTTTGGGGGTAGGGGCCGCAATTTATTTGGCAGAATATGCGCCAAAAAATAAATTTACCGATGTTTTAGAAATTAATATAAATAATTTGGCTGCAGTGCCTTCTATAGTTTTTGGCTTATTGGGTCTTTCGATTTTTATAAATTTTATGGGGTTGCCACGCTCTTCTTCTTTGGTTGGAGGCTTGGTATTATGTTTAACAACCCTGCCGACTATAATTATATCTACTCGCTCTGCTTTGCGCTCTATACCTTCTTCTATAAGGTCAGCGGCCTTGGCATTGGGTGCTTCAAAAACGCAAATGGTCTTTCATCATTGCCTGCCTTTAGCCATGCCTGGAATTCTGACTGGTGCAATAATTGGTATTGCTCAGGCGATGGGGCAAACGGCGCCGTTGCTGCTTATTGGTATGGTAGCTTTTGTGGCTAGCTACCCGGTTACGCCATTAGATCCGGCTACAGTTTTACCAGTGCAGATTTATATATGGTCAGGCGAGATGCAACGTGCTTTTGTAGAGCGTACTTCAGCAGCTATAATATTATTGCTGTTATTTTTGATTTTGATGAATCTTATCGCGGTGATTTTGCGTCAAAAGTTTGAAAAAAAATGGTAG
- the pstC gene encoding phosphate ABC transporter permease subunit PstC, translating to MENFMAALPWLVSIFILIIAFAAFILCYARARLIERGGSLHSQPSYYAWWGFLLVLLFGFGTYLLLQFFANLYVINTAKQELYAQMPTAKASSLQFDSNLATLKTILRHGNLLDEIQVRQSSHAVADYANLPYSNISEYYAGKGINLPLEGDNLTAKLAYKYHCLSRKLSGVVAGISLTVAMLACACGIYQTKGWVRARNKVEQIIVLALQITAAVAIFTTIAIVASLFFQTLNFFKSVPIADFLFGTVWNPRFAAAGAEHSAGQFGLLPLLLGTLYIAFVAMLVAVPIGLFAAIYMSEYASFSIRAIVKPLLEVLAGIPTIVYGFFAAFTIGPFLRDFSALLNGGKAFILAQSVFTAGLVIGIMLIPFVSSLSDDILNAVPNALRDCSYGLGATKSETIKKVVLPAALPGIVGALLLSASRAIGETMIVVLAAGVSANLTLNPFQAMTTITVKIVSQLTGDLEFNSPQTLVAFALGMILFLFTLLMNIFALYIVRKYREQYE from the coding sequence ATGGAAAATTTTATGGCAGCCTTGCCTTGGTTAGTTAGTATTTTTATACTTATTATAGCGTTTGCTGCTTTTATTTTGTGTTATGCGCGCGCGCGCTTGATAGAGCGTGGGGGAAGCTTGCACTCACAACCCAGCTACTATGCCTGGTGGGGCTTTTTGCTGGTATTATTGTTTGGCTTTGGCACGTATTTGCTTTTGCAATTTTTTGCTAATTTATATGTAATAAATACCGCAAAACAAGAGCTTTACGCTCAAATGCCTACGGCAAAAGCTTCTTCGCTGCAATTTGACTCTAATTTGGCAACGTTAAAAACCATTTTGCGCCACGGTAATTTACTAGATGAGATACAAGTACGGCAAAGCTCGCATGCTGTTGCTGATTATGCAAATCTGCCATATAGCAATATAAGTGAATATTATGCTGGCAAAGGCATTAATTTGCCTTTGGAGGGAGATAATTTAACAGCAAAATTGGCATATAAATATCATTGTTTAAGTCGTAAGCTAAGCGGTGTAGTAGCTGGTATTAGTTTGACAGTAGCTATGCTTGCCTGTGCTTGCGGTATATATCAAACAAAGGGCTGGGTTAGGGCTCGCAATAAGGTAGAGCAAATAATAGTTTTGGCTTTGCAAATTACAGCGGCTGTGGCAATTTTTACAACCATTGCTATTGTTGCTTCGTTGTTTTTTCAAACGCTTAATTTTTTTAAATCTGTGCCGATTGCTGATTTTTTGTTTGGCACCGTATGGAATCCACGTTTTGCAGCTGCAGGGGCAGAGCATAGTGCCGGCCAATTTGGCTTGCTGCCTTTGTTATTAGGCACTTTATATATCGCCTTTGTGGCAATGCTTGTTGCGGTGCCTATAGGGTTATTTGCTGCGATTTATATGTCGGAATATGCTAGCTTTTCTATTCGAGCTATTGTTAAGCCTCTTTTAGAGGTTTTAGCTGGTATACCGACTATTGTTTACGGTTTTTTTGCAGCTTTTACCATTGGTCCTTTTTTACGTGATTTTTCAGCTTTGCTGAATGGTGGCAAGGCTTTTATTTTGGCGCAGAGTGTTTTTACTGCTGGGCTGGTTATTGGCATTATGCTTATACCTTTTGTTTCTTCTTTGTCTGATGATATTTTAAATGCTGTGCCGAACGCCCTGCGAGATTGTTCTTATGGCTTGGGTGCGACAAAGTCGGAAACGATCAAGAAAGTTGTTTTGCCTGCTGCTTTGCCAGGCATAGTGGGCGCGCTTTTATTGAGTGCTTCTAGGGCGATTGGTGAAACCATGATAGTGGTTTTGGCGGCTGGTGTATCGGCAAACTTAACGCTTAATCCTTTTCAGGCTATGACTACAATAACGGTAAAAATCGTAAGCCAGCTTACAGGAGATTTAGAATTTAATTCTCCACAGACCTTGGTGGCGTTTGCTTTAGGCATGATTTTGTTTCTATTTACTTTGTTAATGAATATATTTGCGCTATACATAGTACGTAAATATAGGGAGCAATATGAATGA
- a CDS encoding substrate-binding domain-containing protein — protein sequence MRKLRAVFLFWCFTCLAFYFGFAGYSYGAEQIRISGSSTVFPYAKVVADEFHEIYPNFKVPVVESGGSGSGIKEFCRSDSEDSLDIVNASRPMNASELQACFADGVRDTEQIIFGYDGIVFATSKNASANWALEAADVYRALAAKVVRNGVLIDNNFNSWQEINKNLPNWPIETYIPGEKHGTREVFEEKLLLAGCKTSGAASLMAKMGLSPAFIKTACVAVRRDGKAIDVDGDYSETLARLDANKTAVGVFGLAFYESNADKLDVATVNKIKPTAQSVASGVYSVSRPLYFYVKKSHLPIRPGLKEYVDYFLSEAMIGEDGEVVDYGLVPAPKQQRVAQRKAFAAGVILQNAK from the coding sequence ATGAGAAAACTTCGGGCTGTATTTTTATTTTGGTGTTTTACTTGCCTTGCTTTTTATTTTGGCTTTGCTGGGTATAGTTATGGCGCGGAGCAGATCCGAATTTCAGGTTCTTCGACTGTATTCCCCTATGCTAAAGTAGTAGCGGATGAGTTTCATGAAATTTATCCCAATTTTAAGGTTCCGGTTGTAGAATCTGGCGGTAGTGGCTCTGGTATTAAAGAATTTTGTCGCTCTGATTCTGAGGACAGCTTGGACATTGTGAATGCCTCCAGGCCTATGAATGCGTCAGAATTACAAGCCTGCTTCGCGGATGGTGTCCGCGACACAGAACAAATTATCTTTGGTTATGACGGCATAGTATTTGCGACGAGTAAAAATGCCTCTGCGAATTGGGCTCTAGAGGCAGCAGATGTTTATAGAGCGCTTGCTGCTAAAGTCGTAAGAAATGGTGTGCTGATAGATAATAATTTTAATAGCTGGCAAGAAATTAATAAGAATTTGCCAAACTGGCCAATAGAGACCTATATTCCTGGCGAAAAGCATGGCACGCGTGAAGTATTTGAAGAAAAATTATTATTGGCTGGTTGTAAAACAAGCGGTGCTGCGTCGCTTATGGCAAAGATGGGCTTGTCTCCTGCGTTTATAAAAACCGCTTGTGTTGCGGTACGCCGTGATGGCAAGGCTATAGATGTAGATGGCGATTATTCTGAAACTTTAGCGCGTTTAGATGCTAATAAAACCGCTGTTGGGGTTTTTGGTCTTGCATTTTATGAAAGTAATGCAGATAAACTTGACGTAGCTACCGTTAATAAGATAAAGCCCACCGCGCAGTCAGTCGCAAGCGGTGTGTATTCTGTATCTCGCCCTTTGTATTTTTATGTTAAAAAATCTCATTTGCCGATAAGACCTGGTTTGAAGGAATATGTTGATTATTTCTTGTCCGAAGCGATGATAGGGGAGGATGGCGAAGTTGTTGATTATGGTTTAGTGCCAGCACCAAAGCAACAAAGAGTCGCGCAACGAAAAGCTTTTGCTGCTGGTGTTATTTTACAAAATGCTAAATGA
- the gshB gene encoding glutathione synthase, translating to MRVAIQMDHIAGINIAGDTSFALLLEAQQRGYELYHYTPDKLTLCGKNLFAQATSLEVNDVAGAHYKLGVEHKLDLAKMNIILLRQDPPFNMNYITTTHLLEHLPKQTRVLNNPFWVRNSPEKLFVLQFSEFMPETIITSDVKQVEEFRKAHKAIIIKPLYGNGGAGVFYMDAQDKNLHSLIELFASYYNEPFMVQEYLPAIEQGDKRIILIDGEPVGAITRVAAQGEVRSNLHVGGQAHPSIITTAEREICEHIAPWLRERGLFLTGIDIIGDKITEINVTSPTGIREIKRFSGIDIAKIFWDKAEKDLPNIDCNS from the coding sequence ATGCGAGTAGCCATACAAATGGATCATATAGCTGGTATTAATATAGCGGGCGATACAAGCTTTGCTTTATTGCTAGAAGCTCAGCAACGAGGCTATGAATTGTATCATTATACACCGGATAAATTGACGTTATGTGGTAAAAATTTATTTGCGCAAGCAACTTCTTTGGAGGTAAATGATGTAGCAGGCGCTCATTATAAGCTAGGTGTTGAGCACAAGTTAGATTTAGCAAAGATGAATATTATATTGCTACGCCAAGATCCACCATTTAATATGAATTATATAACTACTACGCATTTGTTAGAGCATTTGCCTAAGCAGACGCGCGTTCTGAATAATCCATTTTGGGTACGTAATAGCCCGGAAAAATTATTTGTTTTACAATTTAGTGAATTTATGCCCGAGACTATTATCACCTCTGATGTAAAGCAGGTAGAAGAGTTTCGTAAAGCGCATAAGGCTATTATCATAAAACCATTATATGGTAATGGCGGTGCTGGCGTATTTTATATGGATGCGCAAGATAAAAATTTACATTCATTGATTGAGCTATTTGCTAGCTACTATAACGAGCCTTTTATGGTACAGGAATATTTACCTGCGATAGAACAAGGCGATAAACGTATTATACTAATTGATGGAGAACCAGTGGGGGCGATAACGAGAGTGGCTGCGCAGGGGGAAGTTCGTTCAAATCTGCATGTTGGCGGTCAAGCTCATCCTTCTATTATCACAACTGCTGAAAGAGAAATATGTGAGCATATAGCACCATGGCTGCGCGAACGAGGATTGTTTTTAACGGGAATAGATATTATTGGCGATAAAATTACAGAAATTAATGTTACTTCGCCGACTGGTATTCGGGAGATTAAGCGATTTAGCGGCATAGATATCGCGAAAATATTTTGGGATAAAGCGGAAAAAGATCTGCCAAACATTGATTGTAATAGTTAA